The Formosa sp. Hel1_33_131 genome window below encodes:
- a CDS encoding phage tail protein, which produces MDRVELYSGGFPVTTTTFNFLQDAYGKAIKALTALGGDTFILEGVQVVAGNVTEGSIVYNGELLPFRGGTFNNTVSIYEDVQEVAYNQDNDNDGNLDQKRAYVSRYAKCGTGGLESFNFNLLKRFTPLTQMSMPIGLISMWSGAIANIPQGWVLCNGTNGTPNLRGRFVVGLDPTNTEYNAVGKKGGSNNITPSGTINNKSISLTVSRDGWGKTGSSLGSATSGRLLVGSGRGEIAENLESINAAGSNKIVTNSHNHVFTGSPKDNRPPYYALAYIMFKGL; this is translated from the coding sequence ATGGATAGAGTAGAATTATATAGCGGTGGTTTCCCAGTAACCACTACAACGTTTAATTTTTTGCAAGATGCCTACGGGAAGGCAATTAAGGCATTAACCGCATTAGGGGGCGATACTTTCATTTTGGAAGGTGTACAAGTTGTTGCAGGGAATGTTACAGAGGGTTCTATTGTGTATAATGGGGAGCTTTTACCTTTTCGGGGTGGCACTTTTAATAATACCGTAAGTATCTACGAAGATGTACAAGAAGTTGCGTACAACCAAGATAATGATAACGATGGTAATTTAGACCAAAAACGAGCATATGTTAGTCGGTATGCTAAATGCGGAACGGGTGGCTTAGAGTCCTTTAATTTCAATTTACTAAAGCGGTTTACGCCACTTACTCAAATGTCCATGCCAATAGGTTTGATAAGTATGTGGAGCGGTGCGATTGCTAATATCCCACAAGGTTGGGTATTGTGTAACGGAACTAATGGAACTCCAAATTTAAGAGGTCGTTTTGTGGTTGGATTGGACCCCACAAATACCGAGTATAATGCGGTTGGTAAAAAGGGTGGCAGTAATAATATAACACCTTCCGGGACTATAAATAACAAATCTATTTCTTTAACAGTTTCAAGAGATGGGTGGGGAAAAACAGGAAGTTCATTAGGGTCTGCGACTTCTGGAAGATTACTTGTCGGTTCTGGACGAGGTGAAATAGCAGAAAACTTAGAATCGATTAACGCTGCTGGTAGTAATAAAATAGTTACTAATTCGCACAATCACGTATTTACAGGCAGCCCAAAGGACAACCGACCACCATATTACGCACTGGCTTATATAATGTTTAAAGGATTATAA